A region from the Acomys russatus chromosome 20, mAcoRus1.1, whole genome shotgun sequence genome encodes:
- the LOC127204750 gene encoding proline-rich protein HaeIII subfamily 1-like has product MIPLPPSMPLPVSSGLGTQQSHLSASHFRYQNDPPSCPLSSPELQSGQQARKAGGRREAPRNPHCPRVLGAPRGPAPHCKARPTPPRERPARGFPGQPRRLPHSPPDFPSLSAIPSGGWPLRLPATQPTTTATPRADPDGTPHPAEPARGAMGSPGFGWAAARGESTCHAHPAAAAAAPRAQGAAPPPWEVPPQSRYPAHAGSGRTGGKPKSGRRGAALPRRPGSRLCPAPALARAPGPCAEAAAGPGASKAQRLWVRDSATAESLRRLLASHPDPLNP; this is encoded by the coding sequence AtgatacctctgcctcccagcatgcCTTTGCCAGTCTCCTCTGGTTTGGGCACTCAACAAagtcatctctctgcctcccactttaGGTACCAGAATGACCCTCCCAGCTGCCCTCTGTCCAGCCCAGAACTCCAAAGTGGGCAACAGGCTAGGAAGGCTGGAGGCAGACGGGAAGCCCCCCGCAATCCCCACTGCCCACGCGTGCTTGGCGCTCCGCGCGGCCCCGCGCCGCACTGCAAAGCCCGCCCCACGCCGCCGCGGGAGAGACCGGCTCGCGGGTTTCCCGGTCAACCCCGGCGCCTCCCCCACTCTCCTCCAGACTTCCCCAGCCTCAGTGCTATCCCTAGCGGGGGCTGGCCACTCCGCCTCCCCGCAACACAGCCCACGACGACAGCGACCCCGAGGGCAGATCCCGACGGAACACCTCATCCCGCGGAGCCGGCGCGGGGAGCCATGGGCAGCCCTGGCTTCGGGTGGGCTGCGGCGAGGGGGGAATCCACCTGCCACGCGCATcccgccgcagccgccgccgccccgCGGGCCCAAGGCGCCGCCCCGCCGCCCTGGGAGGTGCCGCCGCAGTCCCGGTACCCCGCACACGCTGGGAGCGGGCGCACAGGTGGGAAACCCAAGAGTGGGCGCCGGGGCGCAGCCCTTCCCCGCCGCCCCGGCTCCAGACTTTGCCCGGCGCCTGCCCTTGCTAGGGCGCCGGGTCCCTGCGCAGAGGCTGCCGCGGGTCCTGGCGCCTCCAAGGCTCAGAGGCTCTGGGTGAGGGACAGCGCCACAGCCGAGTCCCTGCGCCGGCTCCTCGCCTCGCACCCCGACCCCCTGAACCCCTGA